Proteins from a single region of Acidianus ambivalens:
- a CDS encoding 4Fe-4S dicluster domain-containing protein, with translation MESLESLFYSSIISKNIDKYIKITKEEDIKNLPNNAEAKYELLRGNVTSNIVADLSELKGVEDLGDSIKVLAGTKWKDVIGYSPELWSIMDFSVGGTISLGDEGFGYNEFGELANRVTVEAYLNGEKYTGKYRGGIIYAVYIKKENKPLIFKQYTGSEDIVLSKAKSLLSENILPFRDISLIKDNEGTRLIVSYTQVREILVKRYIDSFSATSPFYPELSSIGKYIYMGKTNLQNISFDLLKNSKYAYFTFRGNSVYYVISSDVKLNIPSTGQEYAFDKFNGCILCGKCVNVCPHSYQRGSIVFSPLGFFVLSAIGKEAQVSNCHLCGICEEVCPVDLNIVDLLKQKSALNSKVPNVQLTFPSKKSIILTAISDNLLEDALKLIKYFSLRGVKLGIITLPDPIDKIVKGQINLENARKLLENVDEIITLTPEETSYLIVLKSVKILDITFAYSMLENIVKPLMEGKKVHFPCFYSEKKFYGCSYEMLNLANNEGYGENKVNAEITLCPLAAKKLGIKSYIDLLNINLDMSDANKLHSEISETLSTLDRVFEDAEWYKEIEPKLYEKIFSEAIDKVLLSKNYFEIFYYYLNMDKLEFKNESIKSLVKNEIEKLLRSSDKD, from the coding sequence ATGGAATCATTAGAAAGCTTATTTTACTCGTCAATTATATCAAAAAATATTGATAAATATATTAAAATTACTAAAGAAGAGGATATTAAAAATTTACCCAATAATGCTGAAGCTAAATATGAACTACTTCGAGGTAACGTTACATCAAATATTGTAGCAGATTTGTCAGAACTTAAGGGAGTAGAGGATCTAGGAGACTCAATTAAAGTTCTCGCAGGAACTAAATGGAAAGATGTAATCGGCTATTCTCCAGAGCTTTGGAGCATAATGGACTTCTCCGTAGGTGGAACAATTAGCCTTGGAGATGAAGGCTTTGGATATAACGAATTCGGCGAGTTAGCTAATAGAGTCACTGTTGAGGCATATTTAAATGGAGAAAAATATACGGGGAAATATAGAGGAGGAATCATTTATGCTGTATATATAAAAAAAGAAAATAAACCATTAATTTTCAAACAATATACTGGATCAGAAGATATAGTATTATCAAAAGCTAAATCTTTACTTTCAGAAAATATATTACCCTTCAGAGATATTTCACTAATTAAAGATAATGAAGGAACTAGACTAATAGTTTCATATACGCAAGTTAGAGAAATTTTAGTAAAGAGGTATATAGACAGCTTTTCAGCTACGTCACCATTTTACCCTGAACTATCTAGTATAGGCAAGTACATTTATATGGGCAAAACAAACTTACAAAATATTTCTTTTGATTTACTAAAAAATTCTAAATATGCATATTTTACTTTTAGAGGAAACTCAGTTTATTATGTCATCTCGTCAGATGTGAAATTAAATATTCCTTCAACAGGTCAGGAATATGCTTTTGATAAATTTAATGGTTGTATATTATGCGGTAAATGCGTGAACGTGTGCCCACATAGTTATCAGAGAGGTTCAATTGTTTTCTCACCTTTAGGTTTCTTCGTATTGTCGGCAATAGGAAAAGAAGCCCAGGTAAGTAATTGCCATTTATGCGGCATTTGTGAAGAAGTATGCCCAGTTGATTTAAATATTGTAGATTTACTAAAACAAAAATCTGCTTTAAACAGTAAAGTACCTAATGTCCAACTTACTTTTCCATCTAAAAAGAGTATAATCCTAACTGCGATTTCTGACAATTTGCTTGAAGATGCGTTAAAGCTAATAAAATACTTCTCACTAAGAGGAGTAAAGCTAGGCATAATAACACTTCCTGACCCCATAGATAAGATAGTTAAAGGCCAGATTAATCTTGAAAATGCTAGAAAACTTTTGGAAAACGTTGATGAAATTATCACATTAACTCCAGAAGAAACCAGTTATTTAATTGTATTAAAATCTGTAAAAATTCTAGACATAACTTTTGCATACTCTATGTTAGAAAATATTGTTAAACCATTAATGGAAGGTAAAAAAGTGCATTTTCCTTGTTTTTACTCGGAGAAGAAATTCTACGGTTGTTCGTATGAAATGTTGAATTTAGCTAATAATGAAGGTTATGGAGAAAATAAGGTTAATGCAGAAATTACATTATGTCCACTAGCTGCTAAAAAACTTGGAATTAAAAGTTATATTGACTTATTAAATATAAACTTGGATATGTCTGATGCTAATAAACTTCACTCGGAAATTTCTGAAACACTTTCAACTCTAGATAGAGTATTTGAAGATGCAGAATGGTACAAAGAAATAGAGCCAAAACTTTACGAAAAAATATTTTCTGAAGCTATAGATAAAGTATTACTGAGTAAAAATTATTTTGAAATATTTTACTATTATCTAAATATGGATAAGCTAGAGTTTAAAAATGAAAGCATAAAGAGCTTAGTTAAAAATGAAATAGAGAAACTACTTAGATCTAGCGATAAAGACTAA